In Streptomyces canus, one DNA window encodes the following:
- a CDS encoding nitrate- and nitrite sensing domain-containing protein: protein MSNTPSAPRRGWGTRNWRVARKLQAILLIPVIVALVLGGIRVKRSVDTWQDADDAVRVAELVRAANKYASDAIDERDVSVIPLVKGDRTSSVVAKARAVTDADAKAFDEAVKRMPQTAGLQRRVQLVRTGEKQLASVRANAFTSRLTGVQTEESYHAVQHPLMELSNELGFGSSNQASFGRTLYAGSLTQAAESLIRAIGTHLLVEDRDKLAEGELQVQLGSFSSYVYLEQVALQEYAGAGTADDMTRLRKALSDAEKRGKEQAAQAQEQAEAAGKTFVAPPSLEKMAAEIASGKSAAQLAAQGITPETFFAASTLSFDAYRSVEVYLTDSALADAHSIADDARNDAVINAVLVLAAVLAAFLLAAWVARTMSTSMRRLSASALEIAEQRLPVLLTQLTRAIPGRVDAQVAPIPITTTDEIGEVARAFDHVHREAVRLAAEQALLRANINTIFSNLARRNQSLIERQLALITGLEGKEADPDQLENLFRLDHLATRVRRNGENLLVLGGETPAQQWDQPLPLVDVIRAAASEVEQYERVELSGVPEAQIHGRAVTDLVHLLAELLENATTFSSPHSSVLVTAARLPDGRIMVEIHDRGIGLPPGELADINHHLADPPTVDVAISQRMGLYVVGRLADRHGIRVQLRPHEAGQGTTALAMLPDTITYRGTEAESDIDTMALAAFTNNGFPEDTGRGHEAWNDR from the coding sequence TTGTCGAACACACCGTCCGCCCCCCGCAGGGGATGGGGGACCCGCAACTGGCGCGTTGCCAGAAAACTCCAGGCCATCCTCCTCATCCCGGTGATCGTGGCCCTTGTCCTCGGCGGCATCCGGGTCAAGCGTTCCGTGGACACCTGGCAGGACGCCGACGACGCGGTTCGCGTGGCCGAACTGGTCCGGGCGGCGAACAAGTACGCCAGCGACGCCATCGACGAACGCGATGTGTCGGTCATCCCCCTGGTCAAGGGTGACCGGACGTCGAGCGTGGTCGCCAAGGCCCGGGCCGTCACCGACGCGGACGCGAAGGCGTTCGACGAGGCGGTGAAGCGGATGCCGCAGACCGCCGGGCTGCAGCGCCGCGTTCAGCTGGTCCGCACCGGCGAGAAGCAGCTCGCGTCGGTGCGCGCGAACGCCTTCACCTCCCGCCTGACCGGCGTGCAGACCGAGGAGAGCTACCACGCCGTCCAGCACCCGCTGATGGAACTCTCCAACGAGCTCGGCTTCGGCAGCAGCAACCAGGCCAGCTTCGGCCGCACCCTCTACGCCGGCTCCCTCACCCAGGCCGCCGAATCCCTGATCCGGGCGATCGGCACCCACCTCCTCGTCGAGGACCGCGACAAGCTCGCCGAGGGTGAACTCCAGGTCCAGCTCGGCTCGTTCAGCTCCTACGTCTATCTCGAACAGGTCGCGCTCCAGGAGTACGCCGGCGCCGGCACCGCCGACGACATGACGCGGCTGCGCAAGGCCCTGTCCGACGCGGAGAAGCGGGGCAAGGAGCAGGCCGCGCAGGCCCAGGAGCAGGCCGAGGCGGCGGGGAAGACCTTCGTGGCCCCGCCGAGCCTGGAGAAGATGGCCGCCGAGATCGCCTCGGGCAAGTCGGCCGCACAGCTCGCCGCGCAGGGCATCACGCCCGAGACGTTCTTCGCCGCCTCCACCCTCAGCTTCGACGCGTACCGCAGCGTCGAGGTGTACCTCACCGACAGCGCGCTGGCGGACGCCCACAGCATCGCCGACGACGCCCGCAACGACGCCGTCATCAACGCCGTGCTGGTGCTCGCCGCCGTCCTCGCCGCCTTCCTGCTCGCCGCCTGGGTGGCCCGGACGATGAGCACCAGCATGCGCCGGCTGAGCGCCTCGGCCCTCGAGATCGCCGAGCAGCGTCTGCCCGTGCTGCTCACCCAGCTCACCCGGGCCATCCCGGGCCGGGTCGACGCCCAGGTGGCGCCGATCCCGATCACCACCACGGACGAGATCGGCGAGGTCGCCCGCGCCTTCGACCACGTACACCGCGAGGCCGTCAGGCTCGCCGCCGAACAGGCCCTGCTGCGCGCCAACATCAACACGATCTTCAGCAACCTGGCGCGCCGCAACCAGTCGCTGATCGAGCGTCAACTCGCCCTGATCACCGGTCTCGAGGGCAAGGAGGCCGACCCCGACCAGTTGGAGAACCTCTTCAGGCTGGACCATCTGGCCACGCGTGTGCGCCGCAACGGCGAGAACCTGCTCGTGCTCGGCGGCGAGACCCCCGCCCAGCAGTGGGACCAGCCGCTGCCCCTGGTCGACGTGATCCGCGCCGCCGCCTCGGAGGTGGAGCAGTACGAGCGGGTCGAGTTGTCGGGTGTCCCGGAGGCCCAGATCCACGGCCGTGCGGTGACCGACCTGGTGCATCTGCTGGCGGAACTGCTGGAGAACGCGACGACGTTCTCGTCGCCGCACTCCAGTGTCCTGGTCACCGCGGCGCGACTGCCCGACGGCCGGATCATGGTCGAGATCCACGACCGGGGCATCGGGCTGCCGCCCGGGGAACTGGCCGACATCAACCACCACCTGGCCGACCCGCCCACCGTGGACGTCGCGATCTCCCAGCGTATGGGCCTGTACGTGGTCGGCCGGCTGGCGGACCGGCACGGCATCCGCGTCCAGCTGCGCCCGCACGAGGCGGGACAGGGCACGACGGCGCTGGCGATGCTCCCGGACACGATCACCTATCGCGGGACGGAAGCGGAGTCCGACATCGACACCATGGCCCTGGCGGCCTTCACCAACAACGGTTTCCCCGAGGACACCGGCCGCGGTCACGAGGCCTGGAACGACAGGTAG